The following proteins are encoded in a genomic region of Ostrinia nubilalis chromosome 1, ilOstNubi1.1, whole genome shotgun sequence:
- the LOC135073731 gene encoding uncharacterized protein LOC135073731 produces MSLEVRVNPEHSMQPSQHPAGPGSSGESRPAASAAGCPSYLGGAPTVSRLRPCCEEEDSVNNAGVVNNSVNISVCVDVNKEGVNNVNIQEEKREETADTLGVMELREPRVVLERVDIESDSASAVSMNSVGSDSGNERTRTKFWTRKRSWERNSAASDSEKDESAPHRKLSAGKAPRGRGRPPSSGEYIGKAKAQAAFRKAKLQLEREELQLQAEKEIVDLTVEARSSRTNAEARLATIQAIEENETVDGLLKRVQTGIDLVQKVGKKSGRLQGPMQAALKEAVVMIRAATNTLATRTATEEIHDLQAQNDVLRAEINEMRKEMAELKARLRVKAPTEVTSNETPPSYMEEWASKILGVATARINAQIEGLEPRLNPEPRLRPALAFEKRREGAPLQPPPPVEPTANQPETVKDAAKSRNPPAAGKVVTAKANEGPKGNTKKGKKKKRQRVAPVEAAPPVSRPLPPAPVSMSEGWSTVVKKGKTNGKAGQKPTPKNQQKRTAQPKQVKARPPSSAAVVLSVQPGAAEKGVTYEKAIGEAKKRIDISELGIEAVRFRRAVTGATIIEVPGATSDAKADSLAEKLRAIFKDEDVRVSRPIKCSELRVSGLDDSVTSDEVAAAVAKLGGCPVEAVKVGNPRRDYTGLFAAWVRCPVMAAKKVAEGRLLVGWVAARRWTVAANALGVDKLATLRRPARMSLTAHYAQQRTNRRDTGWAVRPAKLLPQRLVGGRRQVLKASQSHPIPPTVGPRRCTWLVVNMAHRFLMVNVNHCARAQDLLHQSMAQWSTQVCIVTEPYFVHERDNWAGDSNDKVAIITNPTADSPPFGAVRRGQGCVAVLVGEVVIVGAYFSPNRSIAEFEAFLAETETLLSGWGRPHHVIVAGDLNAKSVAWGSRITDLRGELLEDWLLANGLVVLNRGTAETCVRMQGGSVVDVTFASPALARRVQSWEVLEEVETLSDHKYVRFDIFPDRPAPVSSSRSPLEIGPRWALKRLDRDTLVVAALVESWSPWSDDTESDREVEWFREAMTHVCDAAMPRVRALPARTAVHWWSPELTRLREACVAARRCYSRHRRRRNRDETRDSPLYAVYQDAKKALRGAIGAAKNAAWEELLSTLNQDPWGRPYRLVMSKLRPWTPPLTTTMDPGLLRNVVETLFPERTEHQPPVHFSSVGANADEAPEVTEGELGAAILRLQAKKTAPGPDGVPGKAWVLTLKNGMEPRFRALLTACLRRGHFPRQWKIGKLVLLKKGGRPADSPSAYRPIVLLDEAAKLLERVIAMRLNKHLEDAGPNLADNQFGFRRGRSTIDAIERVRVHAEDEVERGGCVVAVSLDIANAFNTLPHVCIEEALKFHGFPLYLQQIVMDYLRAREIIFPTADGWGRRPVACGVPQGSVLGPLLWNIGYDWAIRGSTLHGVGVICYADDTLVTAKGRSYRDAAILATAGVAQVVDRIRKLGLKVALNKSEAICFHGPRKAPPAGANIVVGGVSIGVGSTMKYLGLVLDSRWNFKAHFRYLAPKLMRTAAALSRIMPNLGGPHMGCRRLFAGVIRSMALYGAPVWVNSLHIRENLTALRRPQRVMAIRMVRAYSTVGREAACALAGTPPWELEAKVLAEVYHHTAAAKRSGNPPAPREVEHWREEARNTIVDEWSVCLTEPSAGHRTIDALQPYVREWMERRGRSLTYRMVQVLTGHGCFGRYLHRIGRERSADCHHCGNSDDTAEHTVEVCNAWAPHRTTLRAAIGQDITLPALVRAMVGGDTGFDAVRSFCETVMAEKEAAERDREDDPFSDPIRRRRVGRRRRAFARQP; encoded by the exons ATGTCGCTAGAGGTACGCGTCA ATCCTGAGCACAGTATGCAGCCGTCGCAGCACCCG GCGGGTCCCGGTTCATCCGGGGAATCCCGCCCCGCCGCTTCGGCGGCGGGCTGCCCTTCGTATCTGGGGGGGGCACCCACCGTTTCGCGGCTTCGGCCGTGTTGTGAGGAGGAGGACTCTGTAAATAATGCAGGAGTTGTAAATAACAGTGTAAATATTAGTGTGTGTGTAGATGTAAATAAAGAAGgtgtaaataatgtaaatatacAAGAGGAGAAGAGGGAAGAAACCGCGGACACGCTCGGTGTGATGGAGCTGCGCGAACCGCGGGTTGTCCTAGAACGGGTCGACATTGAGTCGGACTCCGCATCGGCGGTCTCCATGAACTCGGTTGGCTCTGACTCGGGAAACGAGCGTACTAGGACGAAGTTTTGGACCAGGAAGCGAAGTTGGGAGAGAAACTCTGCCGCTTCGGATTCGGAGAAAGACGAGAGCGCCCCACATCGAAAGCTGTCAGCGGGGAAAGCTCCTCGAGGCCGAGGCCGACCGCCAAGCTCCGGCGAGTACATCGGCAAGGCCAAGGCTCAGGCGGCCTTCAGAAAGGCAAAGCTGCAGTTAGAGCGAGAGGAACTTCAGCTTCAAGCTGAAAAAGAAATTGTGGACTTGACGGTCGAGGCTCGTTCTTCTAGAACGAACGCTGAAGCCAGGCTTGCCACAATACAAGCGATTGAGGAGAACGAGACGGTCGACGGTCTACTAAAACGTGTCCAGACCGGGATCGATCTCGTCCAGAAAGTGGGGAAAAAGTCGGGCCGTCTCCAAGGCCCGATGCAAGCTGCCTTAAAAGAGGCAGTTGTAATGATAAGGGCGGCCACTAACACCTTGGCTACCCGCACGGCAACGGAAGAAATTCACGACCTTCAGGCGCAGAACGATGTCCTGAGGGCGGAAATTAATGAAATGAGGAAGGAGATGGCCGAGTTAAAGGCCCGACTCCGGGTGAAAGCCCCAACGGAGGTGACCTCGAATGAGACGCCCCCTTCCTATATGGAAGAGTGGGCGTCCAAAATTCTCGGCGTAGCAACCGCGCGGATCAACGCCCAAATTGAAGGGCTCGAGCCGCGCCTAAATCCAGAACCGCGACTCCGTCCAGCTCTGGCATTCGAGAAGAGACGGGAGGGGGCCCCTTTACAGCCTCCTCCACCAGTTGAGCCGACGGCAAATCAGCCGGAAACCGTTAAGGACGCAGCTAAAAGCCGCAATCCTCCGGCAGCGGGAAAAGTAGTTACCGCAAAGGCGAACGAGGGCCCAAAAGGTAACACCAAAAAGGGTAAAAAGAAGAAGAGGCAAAGAGTGGCCCCAGTAGAGGCCGCTCCACCCGTTTCACGACCACTCCCACCTGCGCCAGTCTCAATGAGCGAGGGCTGGAGCACTGTGGTTAAAAAGGGAAAGACCAACGGGAAAGCTGGTCAAAAGCCGACTCCTAAAAACCAGCAGAAAAGGACGGCTCAGCCTAAGCAGGTGAAAGCACGCCCACCCAGCTCGGCAGCAGTGGTACTGTCGGTACAGCCTGGAGCTGCGGAAAAGGGCGTCACATATGAGAAAGCGATCGGTGAAGCCAAAAAACGGATCGATATTAGCGAATTGGGTATCGAAGCTGTTCGCTTCCGTAGGGCGGTCACCGGCGCCACGATAATAGAGGTCCCCGGGGCCACTAGTGACGCAAAAGCGGACTCCCTAGCTGAAAAGCTCAGGGCCATTTTCAAGGATGAGGATGTGCGGGTGTCCAGGCCCATAAAATGCTCCGAGCTACGAGTTTCGGGCCTGGACGACTCGGTCACGTCAGACGAGGTGGCGGCTGCGGTGGCGAAACTTGGAGGCTGCCCAGTCGAAGCGGTGAAAGTGGGAAACCCTCGCCGCGACTATACAGGACTATTCGCTGCCTGGGTGCGTTGCCCAGTTATGGCGGCGAAGAAAGTGGCAGAGGGCCGCCTCCTGGTCGGTTGGGTGGCCGCCAGG AGGTGGACCGTAGCCGCCAATGCTTTAGGTGTGGACAAATTGGCCACGTTGCGGCGACCTGCGAGAATGAGCCTCACTGCTCACTATGCGCAACAGCGGACAAACCGGCGGGACACCGGGTGGGCAGTAAGGCCTGCAAAGCTCCTGCCACAAAGATTAGTAGGAGGGCGGCGGCAAGTGCTAAAGGCCAGCCAAAGCCATCCCATCCCACCGACGGTGGGCCCGAGGAGGTGCACATGGCTGGTAGTTAATATGGCCCATAGATTTCTGATGGTGAACGTCAACCACTGCGCCAGAGCTCAGGACCTCTTACACCAGAGCATGGCACAGTGGTCGACCCAAGTCTGCATCGTGACGGAGCCGTATTTCGTCCACGAGCGGGATAACTGGGCTGGTGACTCGAATGACAAAGTCGCGATTATTACCAACCCAACAGCCGACTCTCCACCATTTGGTGCAGTTCGGAGAGGTCAAGGCTGTGTAGCTGTCCTCGTCGGAGAGGTGGTGATCGTGGGAGCATATTTCTCGCCAAACCGCTCCATCGCCGAATTTGAAGCGTTTTTGGCGGAAACTGAGACTTTGCTGTCTGGGTGGGGTCGTCCCCACCATGTGATAGTAGCTGGGGACCTAAATGCCAAGTCGGTGGCGTGGGGCTCCCGCATAACCGATCTACGCGGCGAGTTATTGGAGGACTGGCTGCTAGCCAACGGGCTAGTTGTGCTGAACCGGGGGACGGCCGAAACGTGTGTGCGGATGCAGGGCGGGTCGGTTGTGGACGTGACGTTCGCGAGCCCCGCCCTGGCACGCCGTGTCCAAAGCTGGGAGGTGCTGGAGGAGGTCGAGACGCTGTCGGACCACAAGTACGTGCGTTTCGACATCTTCCCCGATCGGCCGGCGCCTGTTAGCTCAAGCCGTTCCCCGTTAGAGATAGGCCCACGGTGGGCACTAAAGCGCTTGGACCGTGACACGCTAGTGGTCGCAGCACTGGTTGAGAGCTGGTCGCCGTGGTCGGACGATACTGAATCAGACCGCGAGGTCGAGTGGTTCCGTGAGGCCATGACCCACGTGTGCGATGCGGCGATGCCCAGAGTAAGGGCGTTGCCGGCTCGCACTGCAGTGCACTGGTGGTCTCCGGAACTAACTCGGCTCAGAGAGGCGTGTGTTGCGGCAAGGCGCTGCTATTCCCGGCACAGAAGAAGACGTAACCGCGATGAAACGCGGGATAGTCCGCTTTATGCGGTATACCAGGACGCAAAGAAAGCGCTGAGGGGTGCGATAGGGGCGGCCAAAAACGCCGCCTGGGAGGAGCTCCTCTCCACTCTTAACCAGGATCCGTGGGGGAGGCCGTACCGGCTCGTGATGAGCAAACTACGCCCGTGGACTCCCCCGCTCACCACCACCATGGATCCTGGTCTTCTGCGCAACGTTGTGGAGACACTGTTCCCCGAAAGAACAGAACAtcagcctccggtacacttcaGCTCAGTGGGAGCTAACGCAGATGAAGCACCGGAAGTAACCGAGGGAGAGCTGGGAGCGGCCATCTTACGCCTACAGGCGAAGAAAACTGCTCCTGGCCCAGATGGCGTACCTGGGAAGGCGTGGGTGCTAACACTCAAAAATGGAATGGAACCTCGGTTTCGGGCACTCCTTACTGCTTGCCTGAGGCGAGGCCATTTTCCTCGGCAATGGAAAATAGGGAAGTTGGTGCTCCTCAAAAAGGGAGGTCGACCTGCTGACTCTCCGTCGGCATATAGGCCGATTGTACTTTTGGACGAGGCGGCCAAATTGCTTGAGCGTGTCATCGCTATGCGCCTCAACAAACACCTTGAGGATGCAGGTCCGAACCTAGCGGACAATCAGTTTGGCTTCCGACGGGGAAGATCAACAATCGATGCCATAGAGCGGGTGAGGGTCCATGCTGAAGACGAAGTAGAACGCGGGGGCTGTGTGGTGGCGGTGTCACTAGACATCGCCAATGCGTTTAACACTCTCCCCCACGTATGTATTGAGGAGGCACTTAAATTCCACGGATTCCCCTTATACCTGCAGCAAATCGTCATGGACTACCTAAGAGCCCGGGAAATAATCTTCCCGACCGCAGATGGCTGGGGCAGGAGGCCCGTGGCGTGCGGTGTTCCACAGGGTTCGGTCCTTGGTCCGCTCCTGTGGAACATCGGGTACGACTGGGCCATCCGGGGCTCAACCCTGCATGGTGTAGGGGTGATTTGCTACGCGGACGATACCCTCGTAACAGCAAAGGGTAGAAGTTATAGAGATGCGGCCATCCTAGCGACTGCAGGAGTTGCCCAGGTGGTGGACCGCATTCGAAAATTGGGGCTTAAGGTCGCCCTGAACAAATCAGAGGCGATCTGTTTCCACGGGCCTAGGAAAGCACCGCCAGCCGGGGCGAATATCGTTGTGGGTGGCGTATCCATCGGGGTCGGGTCGACCATGAAGTACCTGGGACTGGTCCTCGACAGCCGGTGGAACTTCAAGGCCCACTTCAGATATCTCGCCCCAAAACTCATGAGGACGGCAGCGGCACTATCTCGCATCATGCCGAATTTGGGAGGCCCGCACATGGGGTGTCGTCGCCTCTTTGCCGGGGTCATCCGATCCATGGCCTTGTACGGCGCTCCTGTGTGGGTAAACTCCCTACACATACGGGAAAACCTGACGGCACTTCGGAGGCCGCAGCGTGTGATGGCAATAAGGATGGTGCGTGCCTATAGCACTGTCGGCAGAGAAGCAGCTTGTGCGCTTGCTGGTACCCCTCCCTGGGAGCTCGAGGCCAAAGTGCTGGCGGAGGTTTACCACCACACTGCTGCCGCAAAGCGCAGCGGTAACCCGCCGGCACCACGGGAAGTCGAGCACTGGAGGGAGGAGGCCCGCAACACTATTGTGGACGAGTGGTCGGTCTGTCTGACGGAGCCCAGCGCGGGTCACCGGACGATCGACGCACTGCAGCCTTATGTACGAGAGTGGATGGAGCGGCGCGGCCGATCTCTCACTTACCGGATGGTGCAGGTGTTGACCGGGCATGGCTGCTTCGGTAGATACCTGCACAGGATCGGTCGTGAGAGATCGGCCGACTGCCACCATTGTGGCAACAGTGACGACACCGCAGAGCACACCGTGGAAGTGTGCAATGCGTGGGCGCCGCACAGGACAACACTCCGTGCGGCGATTGGACAGGACATTACGCTGCCGGCATTGGTTAGGGCCATGGTCGGCGGCGACACCGGCTTTGACGCAGTTCGGTCATTCTGTGAGACCGTTATGGCCGAAAAGGAGGCGGCTGAAAGGGACAGGGAGGATGATCCCTTCTCTGATCCCATACGCCGAAGAAGAGTCGGTCGAAGGCGGCGGGCTTTTGCTCGCCAGCCTTGA